GCTGATGTTCGGATCGGCGCGCCCGTCGATGGGGCACGAGGTGCTGGCGGCCGCCGCGCAAAGCTCGTTCGATCTCCTGGTGACCCGCGTGCTCTCGCTCTCGCCGCCGGCGGGGGTGAAAGGCTGCGACATGGACCGCGTGCTGGCCCACTGGTCGCTGGTGCACGGCCTCGCCATGCTGGCGGTCGACGGGCAGCTGGAAAAGTTCGGCGCACCGCCCATCGATCTGGCCAACCGCGTGGCCTCGCTGACGCTCTGCGACCTGGACGTTTGACGGACGTGGCCGAAACGTAACGTTAGCGTCGATTGAATATGTCCAAAACGTGCCCACCTTGCGCTTACCGCCGGATGAGAGCAGGACTCCCTGGCTGGTTATCTTCGGGACAAGTCACATGACGTCCAATGCCGCGGCCCTCAACGGCGCCGCGATGAAGACCCTGGCCGAGATGGACTGCGACGAGGTCGCGGAAATCTTCGCCGAGCTGACGATCGAAGCCGCCGTCGCCGTGATGCACGTGTACGCGGGCGACGCCAACGCGCGGCAGAAGGCAGACAAAAGCCTCGTCTGCGATGCCGACGAGCGCGGCGAGGCGATCATCCTGGCCGGCCTGCGCAAGCGCCTGCCGCACATCCCGGTCATCGCCGAGGAGGCCGCCTCGCGCGGCGAGAAGCCGTGCTGCGGGCGCGCCTTCATCCTCGTCGACCCCGTCGACGGCACCCGCGAGTTCCTGAGCCGCAACGGCGAGTTCACCATCAACATCGGGCTGATTCTCGACGGCGTGCCGCGCGCCGGCGCCGTCTATGCGCCGGCGGTGGGCCGCATGTGGATGGCCGGCAAGCACGCCTGGACCTGCACCGTGCTGCCCGGCGAGCCGCTGCCGCCCGTCTCCGAGCGCACGCCGATCAAGGTTCGCGCCTATCCCGCCGCCGGGCTCACGGCCCTGGCGAGCCGATCCCATGCCGACGAGAAGACAGAGGCCTTCCTCTCGCAGCTTCCGATCGCCGAGCGCCGCTGCGCGGGCTCTTCGCTAAAATTCTGCGTCGTCGCCGAGGGCGCGGCGGACGTCTATCCCCGCTTCGGGCCCACGATGGAGTGGGACACGGCGGCGGGCGACGCGGTGCTGCGCGCCGCCGGCGGCGCCGTGCTCGACGAGACGGGCGCCGCCATGCGCTACGGCAAGGCCGAGACGCAGTACAAGAACGGCGCCTTCGTCGCCTGGGGCGACCAGCCCTCGCGCGACGGCGACGCCCCGACTTAGGGCCGCATCGGGTCGCTCGACGGCACGCCGAGCCAGTCCCGCAGGTCGAGGCCCGTCAGCCGGGCCGTCTCGACGATATCTTCCGCGAAAAGATCGGCGAGGTAGGCGGCGTCCGCCGGATCGAGCGTGGCGCTTCTGTCGTCCTCTCCGCTCACTCGCGGCGCGACGTAACGCTGCTCCGCCTCGCCTGTGCCGGGCACGCCCAGAAACGCATGCACCTTTGCCAGCGTCGCCGCAGGCTCGTTCCACAATGCATCGGTGCGCAGGAACAGCAGCTGCTCGGCCGGAAAGAGATCGAGCAGGCGCGCGACCTGGCCGGCATAGAACCCCCGCTCGACATAGGAATGGACGCGGTGCGCGCCGCGCGGCGCGGTGCTGACGCGCTCCCGCGCCGCCGGGCGGATGGCCTCGGCGAACGGCAGCGTCTCCCAGCCGCGCGCCGTCTCCATCCGCCAGTGCGACCAGGCGCGCAGCACGGGATGGCGCAGCATCAAGATCAGCTTGGCCTCGGGATTGTATCGCTGCAAGCGTTCGAGCGCGCGAGGCCAGTAGCTGTAGATCGGCGTGGCCTCGCCGCGCAGCGGCCGCGGGCGCCGCGGCTCGAAGAAGCCGTGCAGCCGCGCATAGTCCGGGTTGGCCCAGCGCATCTTCTCGTTGTCGAAGAAATGCGTCTCCTTCGGCCGCGCCATCTGGATGTCGGGATGCGCGCGAAGAAAGCTGTCGAGCGCGGTCGTGCCGCCCTTCTGCACGCCGCAGATGAAGAAGTCGACGCGCATCAGTAGCCGCGCCAGCGCCACGGCGACGCCAGCGCGCCGCTGCCGTCGAGCAGCGAGAAGAGCTTCTTCACGTCGAGCGTCGTGTCGGAATGGTAGGCATCGACGATCGCCGCACGATCGATGATCGGCCGCTCCGCGCTCTCCGCGTCGGGGTTGTAGAGATAGGTCGCCCGGTTACCGATCAGCTCGTCGATCATGAAGAAGTTCTCGTTCACGTCGTGGTCGCGGTTGACGTAGATCGCGGTCTTCGCGTCGTCGCAGAACAGCATGGTGTGGAACGCCGAGCCGGCGATGCCGGCGATCGTGCCGTAGCGTCGCATCACCAGGATCTGCTGCTCGAACGGCAGCTCTTCCATGTGGAAGACGTCGAAATCGTTGCGGGCGAACGCCTTCTCCATCCGCTGCTCGCCGTGCGACTGGCGATAGCCGTAGCGCGTCCGCGAGAGGTAGGCGCCCGCCGCCTCGTGCGAGACGAGATCGCTCACCGCGCGCGCGTAACGCTCGGCCACAGCGCCGGCGGCGCGGAACGGCGCCCGAAAGTTCTCGTGCACCATCTTGCGGATCGTGAAGGCGCTGTGCGGGACGATCACCCGATCGAAGCTCACCGCGTGATCGACGATCATGATGCGGTCGCGCCAGCCCAGAAGATCGAAGAAGGTCTGCGCCCAGCGCGGCACGCGCTCGCGCCCGATCGTGTTCTGGAAAACGATCGGACCCTCGAACCGCTCGAGCACCGGCCACCATAGGCGGTTCGTCGATTCGAGCAGGAAATGCCCGAAATGCTTGAAGGCGAGGCCGGCGTAGACCGCTTCGCCCGGGATGTGCTCGACCGGGCCGATCTCGCCGGGGGCGAAGGAGGTCGAGACGCGGGTGAAGTCGCGCTCGTGCAGCGAGGCCGGGCAGACCTCGCCGTGGCGATCGTAGACGCCGCCCTTCCAGCCCGTGAACTTCCACTCGCTCGCCGTGTCGAAGATCGGGATCTCGCAGTCCACGGTCCTGGGGATCACGCCGTTCTCGACGACATCCACGCCAAGCGGGTCGCGGCGCAGACGCGAGGCCTGCGACGCGGCGACGATGCGCTGCGGCGCTCCGAGCACCCGAATGTCGGCGTTCTCCGGCGGCGTCATCCTTCTCCCCTGCACGACGTCCGAGCGACGGCGCAAATTCGATGATAGGGAGTCTCGCGAGAGCGCGACAGGCGGCCTGTCGCGAGGGAGGCTCGGCGTGGCGACGACGGCAGTCTGCGTGCTCGGCATGCACCGCAGCGGCACGAGCTGCGTCGCTGGCACCCTGCAGGCGGCGGGGCTGCATCTCGGCGACGTCTCGACGGCGGAGAAGCACAACCAGAAGGGCAACCGCGAGCACGGCGCGATCAACGCCCTGCACGACGACCTGCTCGCCGACAACGGCGGCAGCTGGCGCGACCCACCCGACGCCGTGCGCTGGTCGCGCGATCACCGCATCCGCCGCGACGCCATCATCGCCGAGATGGCGGCGGCCGCGCCGCGCTGGGGTTTCAAGGACCCCTGCACGCTGTTCACGCTGGACGGCTGGCTCGAGGTGCTGCCGACGCCGGCCTTCGTCGGCATCGTCCGCCATCCCCGCGCGGTGATCCGCTCGCTCGAGGCGCGCCGCGGCGCCACCTTCCGCGGGGCGCTCACGCTGTGGACGACGTACAACCGGCGGCTGGCCGCCCTAAGAGACCGCCACGACATCCCCATGATCTGCTTCGACCTTCCGGCACCGGACCTGATCGCGGCGCTGAAGATGGCCTGCGCGCGGCTCGACCTCGATCCCGCCGGAGCGGACGCCTTCTTCGAGGCCACGCTGCGCCACCACGACGGCCGCGAGGAGAGCTGGGACGGCATCCCCGCGGAGGCGCGCTCGCTCTACGAGCAGCTCGCCGGCCATCCCACCTGATCCATCGCGGCGCACGCCATGCGATTGCCGTTCGGTCCGGTAAGCCTCCTTTAACCCTGCCCTGCAACGATCCGGACAGGTGCTCGCCGCGCCACACATCCGCGCGGCCTGCGAGCTTCGCGTGCAGTGGGGACTGACGATGCGACACGAGGGACGGAGAGACTTTCTGCGCGGCCTCGCCGCCTGCGCGGCGACGACGGCGATGCCGGCGGCGGCCCTGGCCTATGCCGAGGAGCGGCCGATCGTCTACACCAACAACGACATCGTCTTGAGCGGCCACCGCTTCTTCGGCTCGGTGTCGCGTGGCCTCGCCGACATCGTCGAGACGGCGACGCGGCGCTGGGGCCAGCCCAACGGCTACATCCTCGGCGAGGAGGCCTCCGGCGCCTTCGTCGGCGGCCTGCGCTACGGCGAGGGCAAGCTCTACACCCGCAATGCCGGCGACATGCGCGTCTTCTGGCAGGGCCCGTCGATCGGCTTCGACTCCGGCGTCGACGGCGACCGCACCATGATGCTCGTCTACAACCTGCCGGCGCGCGGCGCGATGTTCCGCCGCTTCGGCGGCGTCGACGGCTCCGCCTACTTCGTCGGCGGCCTCGGCATGACCGCGCTGGTCGCCGACCAGGTGACCGTCGTCCCGATCCGCACCGGCCTCGGCGTCCGCCTCGGCGCCAACATCGGCTACCTGAAGTTCACCCGCGGCCAGACCTGGAACCCTTTCTGAGGGTTTTTCACCGGGACCGACAGAAGACTTAGCGGCTTTGTGATCGGCGCAGCGCCCTGTATCAATCGGGGCGTGAGCCAGCCCGAAGTCGCCCGCATTCTCGTCGTCGAGGACGATCCTCATATCCGCACGCTGATCCTGCGCGTGCTGAAGGAAAACGGCTTCGAGGCGACGAGTGCCCGCGACCCCCGCGAGGCGACCGCGGCCCTGAAGGAGGCGGTCTTCGACCTGCTTCTCCTCGACGTGATGCTGCCCGGCGGCAGCGGCCTCGATCTCTGTCGCGACATCCGCAGGACGAGCCAGGTGCCGATCATCATGGTCTCGGCGCGTGGCGACGAGATCGACCGCGTCGTCGGCCTCGAGGTCGGCGCCGACGACTACGTGCCGAAGCCGTTCGGCGCCAAGGAGCTGCTCGCGCGCATCCGCGCCCTGCTCCGCCGCACGCAGGCCGTCGGCACCGGCGGCGGGACGGCCGGGCGCGTGCCGCAGGACATCATGAGCTTTGCGGGCTGGCGGCTCGACCGTCGCCGCCGCGAGCTGACCGACCCCGAAGGCGCCGCCGTCGACCTCTCCGGCGCCGAGCACGATCTCCTCGTCTCCTTCCTCGAGAACCCGCAGCGGGTGATCGGCCGCGAGCGGCTGCTCGAGCTGTCGCGCACGCGGCTCGCCGATTCCTCCGACCGCTCGATCGACGTGCTGGTCAGCCGCCTGCGCCGTAAGCTCGGGCAGGACGATCTCATCCGCACCGTGCGCGGGGTCGGCTACCTCTTCACCGCCGACGTCGCGACGTCCTAGCCATGGCGACGCAGCTCTGGCCGACCGGACTGATCGGCCGCGTCGGTCTCGTGCTCGGCATGGCGATCGCGCTGGAGCTTGCCGCCTCGACCTTCGTCTTCGAGCGCGCGGAGCTCGTCTCGACGGACGACGCGCTGGCCCGGCGCATCGCCGTCCAGCTCGATTCGGCCGCGCGCGTGCTCGAGGTGACCGACCGCGACCAGCGCCACGCGGTGGCGAAGGGCCTGACGGAGCCTGAGCTCTCCTTCGACTGGCATGAAGCCAAGGCTGGCCCGGCGCCCACCGCGACCGACGACCACGTGCGGATTCTGAAGGCGAAGCTGATTGCCGACGAGCCGAGCCTGGCGAAACGCGATCTCGCGCTCGGGAGCGCCGGCGGGACGAGCGACGTCGTCGACGGGCAGATGGCGCTCGCGGACGGATCGCTCGTCACCTTCCGCGCGCATGCGCCGGAGAGCGGTCTGCCGAGCCTCTTCGGGCAGATCGCCTCGGTGGTCCTCCTGTCCAGCTGCGTGCTGCTGGCGGCGCTGCTCGTCGTCCGCACGCTGGCGGCGCCGCTGCGCATGCTCGTCGAGGCGACGGATGCGATCGGGCGCGGGCCGGCCGTGCATCTCGACGACGCCAAGGGACCGCGCGAGATCCGCCGCGTGGCGCGGGCCTTCAACGCCATGCAGGACCGCATCGCCGGACTGCTCAAGGACCGCATCGCGGCGCTCGCCGCCGTCTCGCACGACCTGCGCACGCCGATCGCCCGCATGCGGCTGCGCGCCGACATGATCGGCGGCGAGGAGGCGCGCGCCATCGACCGCGACCTCGCCGAGATGGAAGCGATGCTCGACGCGCTCAACGCGCATCTGCGCGGCGACACCGACCCCGAGAAGCCCCGGCGCTTCAACATCGCCGCGACCCTGCAGACGCTCGTCGACGATGCCGCCGACGCCGGCAAGGCCGCGACCTACGTCGGCCCCGACCAGCTCGCTCTTTCGGCGCGGCCGTTGGCCCTCAAACGAGCCTTTTCCAACATCGTCAACAACGCCATCGCCTACGGCGACCGCGCCGGCGTCGCGCTGGCCGACGGCGGTGACGAGGTGCTGGTGACGGTCGACGACGACGGCCCCGGCATCGCCGAGGCCGAGCGCGACGCCGTCTTCGAGGCGTTCTACCGCGGCGACCACTCGCGCAACCGCGCCAAGGGCGGCATGGGGCTCGGCCTCGCGATCGCGCGCGCCGCCGTCACCCGCGACGGCGGCACGATCGCCCTCGCCAACCGGCCGGAGGGC
This Beijerinckiaceae bacterium RH AL1 DNA region includes the following protein-coding sequences:
- the cysQ gene encoding 3'(2'),5'-bisphosphate nucleotidase CysQ (ID:RHAL1_02505;~source:Prodigal:2.6), producing MTSNAAALNGAAMKTLAEMDCDEVAEIFAELTIEAAVAVMHVYAGDANARQKADKSLVCDADERGEAIILAGLRKRLPHIPVIAEEAASRGEKPCCGRAFILVDPVDGTREFLSRNGEFTINIGLILDGVPRAGAVYAPAVGRMWMAGKHAWTCTVLPGEPLPPVSERTPIKVRAYPAAGLTALASRSHADEKTEAFLSQLPIAERRCAGSSLKFCVVAEGAADVYPRFGPTMEWDTAAGDAVLRAAGGAVLDETGAAMRYGKAETQYKNGAFVAWGDQPSRDGDAPT
- a CDS encoding hypothetical protein (ID:RHAL1_02506;~conserved protein of unknown function;~source:Prodigal:2.6), which codes for MRVDFFICGVQKGGTTALDSFLRAHPDIQMARPKETHFFDNEKMRWANPDYARLHGFFEPRRPRPLRGEATPIYSYWPRALERLQRYNPEAKLILMLRHPVLRAWSHWRMETARGWETLPFAEAIRPAARERVSTAPRGAHRVHSYVERGFYAGQVARLLDLFPAEQLLFLRTDALWNEPAATLAKVHAFLGVPGTGEAEQRYVAPRVSGEDDRSATLDPADAAYLADLFAEDIVETARLTGLDLRDWLGVPSSDPMRP
- a CDS encoding protein of unknown function (ID:RHAL1_02507;~source:Prodigal:2.6); protein product: MTPPENADIRVLGAPQRIVAASQASRLRRDPLGVDVVENGVIPRTVDCEIPIFDTASEWKFTGWKGGVYDRHGEVCPASLHERDFTRVSTSFAPGEIGPVEHIPGEAVYAGLAFKHFGHFLLESTNRLWWPVLERFEGPIVFQNTIGRERVPRWAQTFFDLLGWRDRIMIVDHAVSFDRVIVPHSAFTIRKMVHENFRAPFRAAGAVAERYARAVSDLVSHEAAGAYLSRTRYGYRQSHGEQRMEKAFARNDFDVFHMEELPFEQQILVMRRYGTIAGIAGSAFHTMLFCDDAKTAIYVNRDHDVNENFFMIDELIGNRATYLYNPDAESAERPIIDRAAIVDAYHSDTTLDVKKLFSLLDGSGALASPWRWRGY
- a CDS encoding hypothetical protein (ID:RHAL1_02508;~conserved protein of unknown function;~source:Prodigal:2.6) gives rise to the protein MATTAVCVLGMHRSGTSCVAGTLQAAGLHLGDVSTAEKHNQKGNREHGAINALHDDLLADNGGSWRDPPDAVRWSRDHRIRRDAIIAEMAAAAPRWGFKDPCTLFTLDGWLEVLPTPAFVGIVRHPRAVIRSLEARRGATFRGALTLWTTYNRRLAALRDRHDIPMICFDLPAPDLIAALKMACARLDLDPAGADAFFEATLRHHDGREESWDGIPAEARSLYEQLAGHPT
- a CDS encoding hypothetical protein (ID:RHAL1_02509;~conserved protein of unknown function;~source:Prodigal:2.6) translates to MRHEGRRDFLRGLAACAATTAMPAAALAYAEERPIVYTNNDIVLSGHRFFGSVSRGLADIVETATRRWGQPNGYILGEEASGAFVGGLRYGEGKLYTRNAGDMRVFWQGPSIGFDSGVDGDRTMMLVYNLPARGAMFRRFGGVDGSAYFVGGLGMTALVADQVTVVPIRTGLGVRLGANIGYLKFTRGQTWNPF
- the aruR gene encoding Transcriptional regulatory protein AruR (ID:RHAL1_02510;~source:Prodigal:2.6) → MIGAAPCINRGVSQPEVARILVVEDDPHIRTLILRVLKENGFEATSARDPREATAALKEAVFDLLLLDVMLPGGSGLDLCRDIRRTSQVPIIMVSARGDEIDRVVGLEVGADDYVPKPFGAKELLARIRALLRRTQAVGTGGGTAGRVPQDIMSFAGWRLDRRRRELTDPEGAAVDLSGAEHDLLVSFLENPQRVIGRERLLELSRTRLADSSDRSIDVLVSRLRRKLGQDDLIRTVRGVGYLFTADVATS
- a CDS encoding Two component system histidine kinase (ID:RHAL1_02511;~source:Prodigal:2.6); the protein is MATQLWPTGLIGRVGLVLGMAIALELAASTFVFERAELVSTDDALARRIAVQLDSAARVLEVTDRDQRHAVAKGLTEPELSFDWHEAKAGPAPTATDDHVRILKAKLIADEPSLAKRDLALGSAGGTSDVVDGQMALADGSLVTFRAHAPESGLPSLFGQIASVVLLSSCVLLAALLVVRTLAAPLRMLVEATDAIGRGPAVHLDDAKGPREIRRVARAFNAMQDRIAGLLKDRIAALAAVSHDLRTPIARMRLRADMIGGEEARAIDRDLAEMEAMLDALNAHLRGDTDPEKPRRFNIAATLQTLVDDAADAGKAATYVGPDQLALSARPLALKRAFSNIVNNAIAYGDRAGVALADGGDEVLVTVDDDGPGIAEAERDAVFEAFYRGDHSRNRAKGGMGLGLAIARAAVTRDGGTIALANRPEGGLRVTITLPKT